One window of Toxotes jaculatrix isolate fToxJac2 chromosome 19, fToxJac2.pri, whole genome shotgun sequence genomic DNA carries:
- the LOC121199799 gene encoding complement C1q tumor necrosis factor-related protein 3-like, whose protein sequence is MSAWFLVVVLVCGLVRAQVPADRNEDGGILKPGRTTEEDVRVFVQQMMARMERLERECHNTGKSQVAFSASLVATSDWTHQGPFNTNITLVFKRVVTNIGNAYNPITGIFTAPVKGLYYIRFTGNVGDSGSLNAALLKNGENMFAIYDNQGTHSSSSNGMTLVLEVGDLLWITLWPQQSIFDQSRLSTFSGFLVFPM, encoded by the exons ATGTCCGCTTGGTTTCTGGTGGTGGTGTTAGTCTGCGGTCTGGTCAGGGCTCAGGTCCCAGCAGACAGGAATGAAGACGGAGGGATTTTAAAGCCTGGGAGGACGACAGAGGAAGATGTGCGAGTCTTTGTGCAGCAGATGATGGCCAGAATGGAGAGACTGGAGAGAGAGTGTCACAACACAG GTAAATCTCAGGTGGCGTTCTCGGCCTCCCTCGTTGCCACGTCAGACTGGACCCATCAGGGACCTTTTAACACCAACATCACTCTGGTGTTCAAGAGGGTGGTGACAAACATCGGCAACGCATACAACCCCATAACAG GCATCTTCACAGCCCCCGTGAAAGGACTCTACTATATTCGTTTTACCGGCAATGTTGGAGACTCTGGGTCCCTGAACGCAGCGCTGTTGAAGAATGGTGAGAACATGTTCGCCATCTACGACAATCAGGGaacccacagcagcagctccaacGGCATGACGCTGGTCCTGGAGGTGGGCGACCTGCTCTGGATCACACTCTGGCCCCAGCAAAGCATCTTCGACCAGAGTCGGCTCAGCACCTTCAGCGGCTTCCTCGTCTTCCCCATGTAG
- the LOC121199801 gene encoding complement C1q tumor necrosis factor-related protein 3-like encodes MSARFLVVVLVCGLVRAQVPADRNEDGGILKPGRTTEEDVRVFVQQMMARMERLERECQDTGKSQVAFSASLVTTTKWTNQGPVNMGTPLVFKKVTTNIGNAYNPDTGVFTAPTKGLYYIRFTGSAGNSRSLNAAVLKNGENMFAIYNTLSEKSAESNGMTLVLEEGDRVWVVLWPNNSISDQSRLSTFTGFLVFPM; translated from the exons ATGTCTGCTCGGTTTCTGGTGGTGGTGTTAGTCTGCGGTCTGGTCAGGGCTCAGGTCCCAGCAGACAGGAATGAAGACGGAGGGATTTTAAAGCCTGGGAGGACGACAGAGGAAGATGTGCGAGTCTTTGTGCAGCAGATGATGGCCAGAATGGAGAGACTGGAGAGAGAGTGTCAGGACACAG GTAAATCCCAGGTGGCGTTCTCAGCCTCCCTCGTCACAACTACCAAATGGACCAATCAGGGGCCTGTCAACATGGGCACCCCGCTGGTGTTCAAGAAGGTGACGACGAACATCGGCAACGCGTACAATCCAGACACGG GCGTCTTCACAGCGCCCACAAAGGGGCTTTACTACATCCGGTTCACTGGCAGCGCTGGAAACTCTAGGTCCCTGAATGCAGCGGTGCTGAAGAATGGCGAGAACATGTTCGCCATCTACAACACACTCAGTGAGAAGAGTGCAGAGTCCAACGGCATGACGCTGGTCCTGGAGGAGGGGGACAGGGTGTGGGTCGTCCTCTGGCCAAACAACAGCATCTCTGACCAGAGCAGACTGAGCACCTTCACCGGCTTCCTCGTCTTCCCCATGTAG